The following proteins are co-located in the Streptococcus downei MFe28 genome:
- a CDS encoding TrmH family RNA methyltransferase → MIIITSKANNLIKKTKKLLQKKHRKSTYLIEGWHLFEEASANGAVFEHIFVLEDFLERLPNQEKVVVVTPEVLKELSDSPSSQGIVAEVQMDQSSLPETWQGPYLVLEDIQDPGNLGTMIRTADAAAYQAVFISDKSADIYNSKTLRSMQGSHFHLPIYRGSMADFLAGFKQAGVRILATTLAEGSIDYRKIERPESFALVMGNEGQGISEQTAKKADDLLHIDMPGQAESLNVAVAAGIMMFNLI, encoded by the coding sequence ATGATTATTATAACCTCAAAAGCCAATAATCTCATCAAAAAGACAAAAAAATTATTGCAAAAGAAGCACCGAAAGAGCACTTACCTGATTGAGGGCTGGCACCTCTTTGAAGAAGCTAGTGCCAATGGTGCCGTCTTTGAGCATATTTTCGTTCTTGAGGATTTTCTTGAGAGGTTACCTAATCAAGAAAAGGTGGTTGTAGTGACACCTGAGGTACTCAAGGAATTATCGGATAGTCCAAGTTCCCAAGGGATTGTAGCAGAGGTCCAGATGGACCAGTCCTCTCTACCCGAGACTTGGCAGGGTCCCTACCTGGTTTTGGAGGATATTCAGGATCCAGGTAATCTTGGAACCATGATTCGAACAGCTGATGCAGCTGCTTACCAAGCGGTCTTTATTTCCGACAAGTCTGCGGATATTTATAATTCCAAAACCCTTCGTTCCATGCAAGGGAGCCATTTTCATCTCCCTATTTACCGTGGTTCCATGGCAGATTTTTTAGCCGGTTTCAAGCAGGCCGGTGTTCGTATCCTAGCAACGACCTTGGCAGAAGGCTCAATAGACTACCGTAAAATAGAGAGGCCAGAAAGTTTTGCCTTAGTTATGGGCAATGAAGGTCAGGGTATTTCTGAGCAAACAGCCAAAAAAGCTGACGACTTGCTTCATATTGACATGCCAGGTCAAGCTGAGAGTCTCAATGTGGCAGTAGCAGCTGGAATTATGATGTTTAATCTTATTTAG
- a CDS encoding Bax inhibitor-1/YccA family protein, with amino-acid sequence MDMNQMGPSPVITQADAGLSRFFAKIYGLVGMGIGLSAIISALMIFVFPENMYAIRSGGRMIYLGAIFLEIALVFVASSAARRNTPWALPLFLIYSAMNGFTLSFVIAAYTGAEVIGAFVSSAAVFFIMAAVGATIKKDLSGMAKALIAGLIGIIIAGLVNLFLGSGMISLLISLVTVVIFSGLIAYENQMIKRVYGQTRGQVTDGWAISMALSLYLDFINLFLSILNIFGRRN; translated from the coding sequence ATGGATATGAATCAAATGGGACCAAGTCCCGTCATTACACAGGCTGATGCTGGCCTTAGTCGTTTCTTCGCTAAGATATACGGCTTGGTTGGGATGGGCATTGGCCTTTCAGCTATCATCTCAGCCCTCATGATTTTTGTCTTTCCAGAAAACATGTATGCGATCAGGTCTGGTGGACGGATGATTTATCTGGGAGCCATCTTTCTTGAGATTGCCTTGGTCTTTGTGGCTTCAAGTGCCGCTCGTAGAAATACCCCTTGGGCTCTGCCCCTTTTCCTGATTTACTCGGCGATGAATGGCTTCACCTTAAGTTTTGTCATTGCAGCCTACACGGGAGCTGAAGTTATTGGAGCCTTTGTTAGCTCAGCAGCGGTCTTTTTTATCATGGCGGCAGTGGGTGCGACCATTAAGAAGGATTTGTCGGGTATGGCTAAAGCCTTGATAGCAGGCTTGATTGGGATTATTATCGCCGGTCTGGTCAATCTTTTCCTAGGCTCTGGCATGATTTCTCTCTTAATTAGCCTTGTTACAGTTGTGATTTTCTCTGGTTTGATAGCCTATGAAAATCAAATGATTAAGCGAGTTTATGGCCAAACCCGTGGTCAAGTTACCGATGGCTGGGCCATTTCAATGGCCCTCAGTCTTTACCTAGACTTCATTAACCTCTTCTTGAGTATCTTGAATATCTTTGGCCGTCGTAACTAG
- the greA gene encoding transcription elongation factor GreA, translating to MAEKTYPMTQAEKEQLEQELEDLKLVRRPEVIERIKIARSYGDLSENSEYDAAKDEQAFVEGQIQIIETKIRYAEIIDSDAVASDEVAIGKTVVVQEVGTKDQDTYSIVGAAGADVFAGKISNESPIAQALIGKKVGDKTTIESPAGSYDVEIVSVEKTK from the coding sequence ATGGCAGAAAAAACATATCCAATGACCCAAGCAGAAAAAGAACAACTGGAACAAGAACTAGAGGATTTGAAACTCGTCCGTCGTCCAGAGGTTATTGAACGCATTAAGATTGCCCGTTCCTATGGTGACCTTTCAGAAAACTCTGAGTACGATGCGGCTAAGGACGAACAAGCATTTGTGGAAGGCCAAATCCAAATCATTGAAACCAAGATCCGTTATGCTGAAATTATTGACAGCGATGCTGTTGCTTCTGATGAAGTAGCCATCGGTAAAACCGTTGTCGTTCAAGAAGTCGGCACTAAGGATCAAGATACCTACTCCATCGTTGGGGCAGCAGGAGCTGATGTCTTCGCTGGTAAAATCTCCAACGAAAGTCCTATCGCTCAAGCCTTGATTGGTAAAAAGGTTGGCGACAAGACCACCATTGAGTCCCCAGCTGGCAGTTATGACGTTGAAATTGTTAGCGTCGAAAAAACAAAATAA
- the miaA gene encoding tRNA (adenosine(37)-N6)-dimethylallyltransferase MiaA, with the protein MKTKVIVVAGPTAVGKTALGIKLAQKFGGEIISGDSQQVYRKLDIGTAKASPAEQAAALHHLIDVREADQTYSVYDFVQEARKTISDLHDRGKLPIIVGGTGLYLQSLLEGYHLGGQVDQEKVLTYRRELEQLSDQELFIRAQDLIETIDQPNRRRLIRALELAKFGRNLVNQESNYRPLLIGLTDERSKLYERINQRVDAMMDQGLLDEAAWLFDHYPKAQATRAIGYKEFFPYFKGEEDLQTATEKLKRNTRRFAKRQLTWFRNRMDVKFYEISDPNFEQVIEHAVEEFLQED; encoded by the coding sequence ATGAAAACAAAAGTAATCGTCGTGGCTGGTCCGACGGCGGTCGGCAAGACTGCTCTAGGGATTAAACTAGCCCAAAAATTTGGTGGTGAAATCATCAGCGGAGATAGTCAGCAGGTCTATCGTAAACTGGATATTGGAACGGCTAAGGCCAGTCCAGCTGAACAAGCTGCAGCCCTCCATCACCTGATTGATGTGCGGGAGGCCGATCAGACCTATTCAGTCTATGACTTTGTTCAGGAGGCTAGGAAGACTATTTCTGATTTGCATGATCGGGGGAAGTTACCCATTATCGTTGGGGGGACAGGCCTCTATCTCCAGAGTCTCTTAGAAGGCTATCATTTGGGTGGCCAGGTTGACCAAGAAAAAGTCCTAACCTATCGTCGAGAGCTGGAACAACTTTCGGATCAAGAGCTTTTTATTAGGGCGCAGGATTTGATAGAGACTATTGACCAGCCCAATCGCAGACGCCTGATTCGCGCCCTGGAGTTGGCCAAATTTGGAAGAAATCTAGTCAATCAGGAATCCAACTATAGGCCCTTACTAATTGGCCTCACCGATGAGCGCTCAAAGCTTTATGAGCGAATTAACCAGCGTGTTGATGCTATGATGGATCAGGGTCTGCTTGATGAGGCTGCTTGGCTATTTGACCATTACCCGAAGGCTCAGGCAACGAGGGCTATTGGCTACAAGGAATTCTTTCCTTATTTCAAAGGAGAAGAAGATTTACAGACAGCGACCGAGAAGCTTAAGCGCAATACTCGCCGCTTTGCCAAACGTCAGCTAACCTGGTTTAGAAATCGGATGGACGTCAAATTTTACGAGATTTCCGACCCTAATTTTGAGCAGGTCATTGAGCATGCGGTAGAAGAATTTTTGCAGGAGGACTGA
- the yidC gene encoding membrane protein insertase YidC, which translates to MKKTSKRLLLSGFALSLLIFLSGCVRQVNGKPTGTVWNLLGKPMSNLITYFAQNLGLGYGWGLVIVIVLVRLLILPLGLHQSRSAAYQAAKREHLAPIFEPINKKLKEATTQEEKMAAQTELMQANRDNGISMLGGMGCLPLLIQFPFFSAMYWAARYTPGILKSNFLWFNLGNRDIPIVAIIAILYLIQAWLGAQQMPEEQRKQAGMTMYMTPIIMVIFGFSQPSAVVIYWFVGGIFSIIQQLIANYIFKPRLRKQVEEEFKKNPPKAPKVSKSAPKDVTPKGPSKPTPAITSKKKNRNAGKQNRKKN; encoded by the coding sequence GTGAAAAAAACTTCAAAGCGTCTACTATTATCAGGGTTCGCCCTGTCGCTCTTAATATTCTTATCCGGTTGTGTCCGTCAGGTTAATGGGAAACCGACTGGAACGGTCTGGAACCTCCTAGGAAAACCCATGTCAAACCTCATCACCTATTTTGCTCAAAATCTAGGTCTAGGCTATGGATGGGGACTGGTGATTGTTATTGTTTTGGTACGTCTGCTCATCCTGCCACTTGGTCTTCACCAATCACGCAGCGCTGCCTACCAAGCAGCCAAAAGGGAGCATCTAGCGCCAATCTTTGAACCCATCAATAAAAAGTTAAAGGAAGCCACCACCCAAGAAGAAAAGATGGCAGCTCAGACAGAGCTGATGCAGGCCAATCGGGATAATGGCATTAGCATGCTAGGGGGCATGGGCTGCCTCCCACTTTTAATCCAGTTTCCTTTCTTCTCAGCCATGTACTGGGCTGCCCGTTATACACCAGGTATTCTGAAATCCAATTTCCTTTGGTTCAATTTGGGAAATCGGGATATTCCAATTGTGGCTATCATCGCTATCCTATATTTGATTCAGGCCTGGTTAGGTGCCCAACAAATGCCTGAGGAACAGCGTAAACAAGCTGGTATGACCATGTATATGACACCGATTATCATGGTAATTTTCGGCTTTAGTCAACCATCCGCCGTCGTCATCTATTGGTTTGTCGGTGGTATCTTCTCCATCATTCAACAACTGATTGCCAATTATATTTTCAAACCAAGGCTTAGAAAACAGGTTGAAGAAGAATTCAAGAAGAACCCTCCTAAAGCACCAAAGGTTAGCAAATCAGCCCCTAAGGATGTCACTCCAAAAGGCCCAAGCAAACCTACTCCCGCTATTACCAGCAAAAAGAAAAACCGCAATGCTGGCAAACAAAACCGTAAGAAAAACTAG
- a CDS encoding DUF6287 domain-containing protein, with product MKKTFRLFSASLVLALCLGMTACQSSQHKTSTKSSTKTQMTSKSSQKKSSSQSSKGQEKNSSSSSSASSSSQADKKQEPEQKQDGKSSENSSLNLDALTQGDYSSIAGTWTDASGRVIVISPQGRISVLGTRGTMTIGRDGKGEALMTVTYDDGSSFGILIYGAGQAIPERHFQSGQADPSDTSKDRLVTAYSDILDQGGSEQFKNQVLYKSSNDYSSLSQ from the coding sequence ATGAAAAAGACTTTTCGCCTATTTTCTGCCAGCCTAGTCCTAGCTCTGTGCCTAGGAATGACGGCCTGTCAGTCCAGTCAGCACAAGACAAGTACGAAGTCCAGCACCAAGACCCAGATGACCAGCAAGTCTAGCCAGAAAAAATCGTCTAGTCAATCGTCCAAGGGCCAAGAAAAGAATTCCTCCTCTTCATCATCAGCAAGCTCATCCAGTCAAGCTGACAAAAAGCAAGAACCTGAGCAAAAGCAGGATGGAAAATCATCAGAAAACTCATCGCTTAACTTGGATGCACTCACCCAGGGGGATTATAGCTCTATTGCCGGAACTTGGACTGATGCCAGCGGTCGTGTCATCGTCATTTCTCCTCAAGGTCGCATTAGTGTCCTTGGGACTAGAGGCACCATGACAATCGGGCGTGACGGTAAGGGAGAAGCCCTCATGACTGTCACCTACGATGATGGTAGCAGCTTTGGCATCCTTATCTATGGAGCTGGACAAGCCATTCCTGAACGCCATTTTCAAAGTGGCCAAGCCGACCCTTCAGATACTAGCAAGGATCGCCTCGTTACAGCCTATAGCGACATTTTAGACCAAGGCGGAAGCGAGCAATTTAAGAACCAGGTCCTCTATAAGTCTTCGAACGATTACAGTAGCCTCAGCCAATAA
- a CDS encoding HDIG domain-containing metalloprotein, with amino-acid sequence MKPYQKDKEFMEIVGHLIDNPRFQRLDDITHHHYSTRMKHSINVAYTSYKVAKKFGWDAKSTARGGLLHDFFYYDWHDTKFNKSHAWVHPRIAVKNARKLIDLNKKEKDIILKHMWGATIAPPRYKESYIVTFVDKYWAIKEGTYPMRQRFKNRKLFKRKQLGSHNH; translated from the coding sequence ATGAAACCCTATCAGAAAGATAAAGAATTTATGGAAATCGTTGGACATTTGATTGATAATCCTAGATTCCAACGTTTAGATGACATTACCCATCACCATTATTCAACACGGATGAAGCATTCTATCAATGTGGCCTATACCAGCTATAAGGTTGCCAAGAAATTTGGCTGGGATGCCAAGTCAACAGCCCGAGGTGGCCTCCTGCATGATTTCTTTTATTACGATTGGCACGATACCAAGTTTAATAAGAGCCATGCTTGGGTGCACCCAAGGATTGCGGTCAAGAATGCTAGAAAATTGATTGACCTCAATAAAAAAGAAAAGGATATTATTCTCAAGCATATGTGGGGGGCGACCATTGCACCCCCTCGCTATAAGGAATCTTATATTGTCACCTTTGTCGATAAATATTGGGCCATTAAGGAGGGAACCTACCCGATGCGCCAGCGCTTCAAGAATCGTAAGCTCTTTAAGCGCAAACAGTTAGGTTCTCATAACCATTAA
- a CDS encoding GNAT family N-acetyltransferase, with protein sequence MLIRQVNPQDLGEIMDIEEVNFSQEEAASLAAMKERIEEIPDTFLVAEIAGRIVAYLVGTVSQERYLNDELFEHVTRNPARGGFIQIQSLSVAPKFAGQGIGTALLAALKDLALAQGRKGIGLTCHGELISYYEMNGFSDEGPSDSKHGGNLWYNMVWESTTQ encoded by the coding sequence ATGCTGATTAGACAAGTGAACCCCCAGGATTTGGGGGAGATAATGGATATTGAAGAGGTCAATTTTTCGCAGGAAGAGGCGGCCAGTCTTGCGGCTATGAAAGAGAGAATCGAGGAAATCCCTGATACCTTCCTAGTGGCTGAAATTGCTGGCCGAATTGTGGCCTATCTGGTTGGTACTGTCAGTCAGGAGCGCTACTTGAATGACGAACTCTTTGAACATGTTACTAGAAATCCAGCAAGGGGTGGCTTTATCCAAATTCAATCTCTTTCAGTAGCACCCAAATTTGCAGGACAGGGAATCGGTACAGCCCTTTTAGCAGCCCTAAAAGATTTAGCCCTGGCCCAAGGGCGTAAGGGCATCGGTCTAACCTGTCACGGGGAGCTTATTTCTTATTACGAAATGAATGGTTTCAGTGATGAAGGCCCTTCAGACTCCAAACACGGTGGAAACCTTTGGTATAATATGGTCTGGGAAAGTACTACTCAATAA
- a CDS encoding acylphosphatase, with product MKKVKMIVSGRVQGVGFRYSTFILAKDIGDIYGRVWNNDDGTVEILAQSEDSAKMAKFIQEVRKGPSPWSKVTYVDVTMANFEDFTDFRMAN from the coding sequence ATGAAAAAAGTTAAAATGATTGTTTCTGGCCGTGTTCAGGGGGTGGGCTTTCGCTATTCTACCTTCATCCTAGCCAAAGACATTGGTGACATTTATGGACGGGTTTGGAATAATGATGATGGTACCGTCGAAATTCTGGCCCAGTCAGAGGATTCAGCCAAAATGGCCAAGTTCATCCAAGAAGTTCGCAAAGGCCCATCCCCTTGGTCCAAGGTCACTTATGTCGATGTCACTATGGCCAATTTTGAAGACTTTACAGATTTTCGCATGGCCAACTAA
- the murC gene encoding UDP-N-acetylmuramate--L-alanine ligase produces the protein MSKTYHFIGIKGSGMSALALMLHQMGYQVQGSDVDKYYFTQRGLEQAGIKILPFDAKNITADVELIAGNAFREDNNVEVAYAIQNGLAFKRYHEFLGEFMNQFISLGVAGAHGKTSTTGLLSHVLRNITDTSFLIGDGTGRGSKNSQYFVFEADEYERHFMPYHPAYSIITNVDFDHPDYFTSIDDVFSAFNDYAKQVQKGLFVYGEDPYLRKITSSAPIYYYGFEENDDFVAYDIVRTTHGSDFKVKHDGEVLGNFHVPAFGRHNILNATAVIANLYIAGFNMDLVTEHLKTFNGVKRRFTEKIVNDTVIIDDFAHHPTEIVATLDAARQKYPSKEIVAIFQPHTFTRTIALLDEFALALNEADSVYLAQIYGSARERDNGQVKVEDLAAKIKKPARVVTVENVSPLLDHDNAVYVFMGAGDIQLYERSFEELVASLASNTQ, from the coding sequence ATGTCAAAAACCTATCATTTTATTGGAATTAAAGGCTCAGGAATGAGTGCCCTAGCCCTGATGTTGCATCAAATGGGCTATCAGGTTCAGGGCTCAGATGTTGACAAGTATTATTTTACCCAAAGGGGGCTGGAGCAGGCAGGCATCAAGATTTTACCTTTTGATGCCAAAAATATTACTGCTGATGTTGAGCTCATTGCTGGAAATGCCTTTCGTGAAGATAATAATGTAGAGGTGGCCTACGCCATCCAAAATGGTTTGGCTTTCAAACGCTATCATGAATTCCTTGGTGAATTTATGAATCAATTTATTAGCCTGGGAGTCGCTGGGGCCCACGGTAAGACCTCAACCACAGGCCTTTTATCCCATGTTTTACGTAATATCACCGATACCTCTTTCTTGATTGGTGATGGGACAGGGCGTGGGTCAAAAAACAGCCAATACTTTGTCTTTGAAGCTGATGAATATGAACGCCACTTCATGCCCTACCATCCGGCCTATTCCATCATTACCAATGTCGATTTTGACCACCCGGATTATTTTACTTCTATTGATGATGTCTTCTCGGCCTTCAATGACTATGCTAAACAGGTACAAAAAGGTCTCTTTGTTTATGGGGAAGACCCCTATCTGCGAAAAATCACTAGTTCAGCGCCAATTTATTATTATGGCTTTGAAGAAAATGATGACTTTGTGGCTTATGACATTGTCCGAACTACACATGGTTCAGACTTCAAGGTTAAGCATGATGGAGAGGTTTTAGGCAACTTCCATGTTCCAGCCTTTGGTCGCCATAACATTTTGAATGCAACAGCCGTTATTGCCAATCTCTATATTGCTGGTTTCAACATGGATTTGGTGACTGAACACCTCAAGACCTTTAATGGTGTTAAACGTCGTTTTACAGAAAAAATCGTCAACGATACCGTTATCATTGATGATTTTGCCCATCATCCTACAGAAATTGTTGCCACTCTGGATGCGGCCCGTCAGAAGTATCCTTCCAAGGAAATTGTGGCTATCTTCCAGCCCCACACCTTCACGCGTACCATTGCCCTCTTGGATGAATTTGCCTTGGCTCTCAACGAGGCCGACAGCGTTTATCTGGCACAAATTTATGGGTCAGCTCGCGAGCGAGATAATGGTCAGGTTAAGGTTGAGGACCTCGCTGCTAAGATTAAAAAGCCTGCTAGGGTTGTGACAGTTGAAAATGTTTCTCCTCTGCTTGATCATGACAATGCGGTCTATGTCTTTATGGGAGCTGGTGATATCCAGCTTTACGAGCGTTCCTTTGAGGAATTAGTTGCTAGTCTAGCTAGCAATACACAATAA
- the mltG gene encoding endolytic transglycosylase MltG — protein MTDFKDDKSKAASGGKSFKDQILNELEEANRLKGIQDDGTIKSIVDNLDTTSKREIDSDFNWQEAAAKLKEQQEAAAKSAEKEQERALKEAQAIKKIQEEEHLRELNSFGEELEEAEPSEESSAYSSPIPTMASETLAPEISDVDLSGFTIPIPIQDIHSASPESFSSEGSETDQVSEPEEPSFDLHEDLAEAEEFSDLDSDLDDKDDPDWEQDDDEDEEEETKSSRRKAKQRKQKQKKKKRLARRITGWIISLILIAILAGGGYGYYYVNSSLAPLDSKSQKYVTVEIPEGAGSKQIGQILQKKGLIKDATVFNYYTKFKNYSDLKSGYYNLKASMSTDEIIKELQAGGTAQPTEPSSGKIVIPEGYTLEQIAKAIEDNANTKVKGDKTPYSSKNFLKLMKDKDFIKKMKEKYPKLLADLPDSNKAKYQLEGYLFPATYDYTKDTSLEDLADQMLGTMDSYLSQYYDKISQSKYNINVILALASLVEKEGQADEDRAKIASVFYNRLDADMPLQSNIAVLYALGKLGQKTTLEEDANIDTDVDSPYNDYKNKGLMPGPVDSPSLSAIEAVVNPADTKYLYFVADVETGKVYYSETYEEHEKNVETYVNKKTSDSSEKK, from the coding sequence TTGACTGATTTTAAGGATGATAAGTCAAAAGCTGCTTCTGGGGGCAAAAGCTTCAAGGACCAGATTTTGAATGAATTAGAAGAAGCCAATCGCTTAAAGGGTATCCAAGATGACGGGACTATTAAGTCCATCGTTGACAATCTTGACACCACAAGCAAGCGAGAAATCGATTCTGATTTTAATTGGCAAGAAGCTGCGGCCAAGCTAAAAGAACAGCAGGAAGCTGCAGCCAAGTCAGCCGAAAAAGAGCAAGAGCGTGCCTTAAAAGAAGCCCAAGCCATTAAGAAAATTCAAGAGGAAGAACATCTCAGAGAGCTCAACTCCTTTGGAGAAGAGCTTGAGGAGGCCGAGCCTTCGGAAGAAAGTAGCGCTTATTCTAGCCCTATTCCAACCATGGCCTCTGAGACCCTTGCACCAGAAATTTCTGATGTTGACCTTTCGGGCTTTACCATCCCCATCCCGATTCAGGATATTCATTCGGCTAGTCCCGAAAGCTTTAGCTCAGAAGGATCAGAAACTGACCAAGTATCTGAGCCAGAGGAGCCTTCTTTTGACTTGCATGAGGACCTGGCAGAAGCCGAGGAATTTTCAGACCTTGATTCTGATTTGGATGATAAGGATGACCCTGATTGGGAGCAAGACGATGATGAAGATGAGGAAGAAGAAACTAAGTCCTCCCGTCGTAAGGCCAAACAGCGCAAGCAAAAGCAAAAGAAGAAAAAGCGACTGGCCCGTCGGATTACCGGTTGGATTATTAGCCTGATCTTAATAGCTATCTTAGCGGGGGGTGGTTATGGCTACTACTATGTGAACTCAAGTTTAGCGCCATTAGATTCCAAGTCCCAAAAATATGTGACTGTTGAGATCCCTGAGGGTGCTGGTAGCAAGCAAATTGGCCAAATCCTGCAAAAGAAGGGGCTGATTAAGGATGCGACCGTCTTTAATTACTATACCAAGTTCAAAAATTATAGCGACCTCAAGAGCGGTTACTATAACTTAAAGGCCAGCATGTCTACTGATGAAATTATCAAGGAGTTGCAAGCAGGGGGGACAGCCCAGCCTACGGAGCCTAGTAGCGGTAAAATTGTTATCCCTGAGGGCTACACCTTGGAGCAGATTGCTAAGGCCATTGAAGACAATGCCAACACCAAGGTGAAGGGTGATAAGACACCTTATAGCTCTAAGAATTTCCTCAAGTTGATGAAGGATAAGGACTTCATCAAGAAGATGAAGGAAAAATATCCCAAACTCTTGGCAGACTTACCCGATTCTAATAAGGCTAAATATCAGCTGGAAGGCTATCTCTTCCCAGCGACCTACGATTATACTAAGGATACTAGCCTTGAGGACTTAGCGGACCAAATGTTAGGAACCATGGACTCCTACCTCAGCCAATACTATGATAAAATTAGTCAGTCCAAGTACAATATCAATGTGATTTTGGCCTTGGCATCCTTGGTTGAAAAAGAGGGCCAGGCAGATGAAGACCGAGCTAAGATTGCGAGTGTTTTCTATAATCGTCTAGATGCTGATATGCCTTTGCAATCAAATATCGCTGTGCTTTATGCCCTTGGCAAACTTGGCCAAAAGACTACCCTCGAGGAGGATGCCAACATTGATACCGATGTTGACTCGCCTTACAATGATTATAAAAATAAGGGCTTGATGCCAGGTCCGGTTGACAGTCCAAGCCTGTCAGCCATTGAGGCGGTTGTCAACCCTGCGGATACCAAGTATCTCTACTTTGTTGCTGACGTCGAAACCGGTAAGGTTTATTATTCCGAAACCTATGAGGAACATGAAAAGAATGTTGAGACCTATGTCAACAAGAAGACCTCAGACAGTAGCGAGAAAAAGTAA
- a CDS encoding DUF3042 family protein has translation MAKKHAFARGLATGVVGTAATVAGAVFAVKKTIIEPEEKKAAFIEENRKKAARKRIAR, from the coding sequence ATGGCTAAAAAACACGCTTTCGCCCGTGGCCTTGCTACTGGTGTCGTTGGAACTGCTGCTACAGTCGCAGGTGCTGTCTTTGCTGTTAAAAAGACAATCATTGAACCTGAAGAAAAGAAAGCAGCTTTCATCGAAGAAAATCGTAAAAAAGCAGCTCGCAAGCGTATTGCCCGCTAA